The Roseimicrobium gellanilyticum region ACCTGCTCCTGCTCCGGCCTCATGCCGGTGGAGATGTTTGAGGAGATCGTGGTTGGCGTCGCTCATCGCAGCGGTCGGGAATTGCAGATCCTCGACCGCCGTGGAGCGGGTGCGGATCATCCCATCATGTCCAACTGCCCCGAGAGCCGTTATTTGAAAACGCTCTGGGCGCGGGTGTGGTAGTCCCGAAAGGATTCACCTTTCTTGAACGGCTGGGGGTCGGACATAGGAGGCTGGTTCCAAACGGGCGTAGATCTCCTTGGATTTTTCAAGAATCTTATCTATAGAGCTCCCGGTGTATCCCAACCTCCGGGCCTCAGATGCGTGATGCTGCATGGCGGTCTCGTCCTTTTCCAGGGCTGCTACAATGGCCAAGTTTTGATGTGGGAACGGATAGAGGTGGTCCATTTTGAGCGCCTCCAGTAACTGTTCTTTCGCCGGCGAAAGGCGACCCATTTCCAAGTGGCAGACACCGAGGTTGTTCTTCACCATGGCGTCAGCGCTGACTGTGTACATGGAAGGAGAAAGCCAGATGAGCCATCCAATGGAGGGTGTCTTCTTGAGTCTGTTCAAAAACGATTCAAACAAGGGAATGGCTTCGTCCCACCGCTTTGCATCGGTATCGCGCTTTCCTCGAAGGAAATCACGCCACACATAGCCAACGATGCGCCCGGGAATGAGCAGGATCGCCGCTGCCACAACGGCCGCTGTGGTGGAAGGAATAACCTTGGCCGCCACGGCATAGAACCCGGCGAAAAATGCCGAGACCGCAATCAGCGCGTAGCACCCTTTGAGCAATGTGGTCCGGCTCATAAGACCGACTTACTTCGACTCGTTCCAGTAAATCTTCACATTCTTCGTCCGGCGTCCGGCAGCGATGATGTCCAGTTTCTTGTCGCCATTCAGATCTGCGAGCACGAGGTCTTCGCAGGCCATGGTGTTGTCATCCACCACATACGGAGTCCATGTCTTGCCCGTGGCATCGCTTGGGCTGTAGAGGCGGATGCCCACCTTCGCGAGCTTGTTGGCATTCGCGCGCCAGCCCACGACAATCTGATCGCGACCGAGGCCCAGCAAGTCTCCACACGCCAGCGCATGGCCATCCTGCAGGTCGTCGGTGAGGACATTGCGCTCCGGATTGGGATTGTTCGGCTTGGTGATGTCGATGGGGTACACCGTGAGATGCGTGCCGTGCATGGGCTCGATGCCGGTGACGAAGATGGTCTTGTTGTCGAGCTTGCCCAAGCGCACTTCACCGAAGCCGGGCAGGGGTTCTTTGTAGGTCAGGTGCTCCAGGCTGTGTACGGAGGCGATTTTGCCCTTCTCCCACAGTGCAGTGGTCAGGCCTTCGCGACCACCGATGACCATGGCTTCCTTCTTCCGGTCATCGAGGCGGCGGATGACGTCGAAGTTGTGGGTCATGTGCATGTCACTGCTGACCACCTCGGTCTTCCACGGGTCCTTGGGATTCTCCGGCATCTGGTAGGCCAGCACCTTCACCCCTTCGCCTTCGCCGTTCTTGTTGCCACGGCCATGCAGGGGCACCACCACGAGGTCGTACTTGTTGGGTTCACGCTTCACCCACTTCATGCGATGCACCGTGGGCTCATGATGCAGCTTCACCGGCTCCCACTTCTGCGTGCGGTCCGCTGGGGGAATGAGATAAAAGACCGCGCCGCTGTTCTCCGTGTCGCCGGGGTTCCATTCCGCGCCCACGGCGATCTCGCACTTGCCGTCGCCATTGATGTCGCGCGCGGCGATGCACACGTTGTCCTTCGGCGTCAGATTCTCCGCGATGACGTGCTTCTTCCACGTGGGGTTCTCGTACCAGACGACTTGTGTCTTATCCACGAGCAGGATGTCCGGCTTCCCATCCCCCTGCACGTCCGCGATGGCC contains the following coding sequences:
- a CDS encoding tetratricopeptide repeat protein, with translation MSRTTLLKGCYALIAVSAFFAGFYAVAAKVIPSTTAAVVAAAILLIPGRIVGYVWRDFLRGKRDTDAKRWDEAIPLFESFLNRLKKTPSIGWLIWLSPSMYTVSADAMVKNNLGVCHLEMGRLSPAKEQLLEALKMDHLYPFPHQNLAIVAALEKDETAMQHHASEARRLGYTGSSIDKILEKSKEIYARLEPASYVRPPAVQER
- a CDS encoding FG-GAP and VCBS repeat-containing protein, producing the protein MHRTSYLCLLLSLVIIAEACAQEQKPAPRSPAFTAQDVDTQIEIGYGLAIADVQGDGKPDILLVDKTQVVWYENPTWKKHVIAENLTPKDNVCIAARDINGDGKCEIAVGAEWNPGDTENSGAVFYLIPPADRTQKWEPVKLHHEPTVHRMKWVKREPNKYDLVVVPLHGRGNKNGEGEGVKVLAYQMPENPKDPWKTEVVSSDMHMTHNFDVIRRLDDRKKEAMVIGGREGLTTALWEKGKIASVHSLEHLTYKEPLPGFGEVRLGKLDNKTIFVTGIEPMHGTHLTVYPIDITKPNNPNPERNVLTDDLQDGHALACGDLLGLGRDQIVVGWRANANKLAKVGIRLYSPSDATGKTWTPYVVDDNTMACEDLVLADLNGDKKLDIIAAGRRTKNVKIYWNESK